Genomic segment of Aliarcobacter trophiarum LMG 25534:
ATTCATTATATATTTTCTCACCAAACTTTGCCTCTTCCTCATTTTTTGAGTTTGAAACAATAATATCAACCATAAAAGGAGTTGTATTTTTTGTCCAAATACACCCTTTTTCATCATGATTTTGTTCAATAACAGCAGCAACAAGTCTTGAAACTCCAATGCCATAGCAACCCATGATAAAAGGTTTAGCTTTTCCATTTTCATCTAAAAATGTAGCATTCATAGCTTTTGAATATTTATCACCTAATTGAAAAATATGTCCAGCTTCAATTCCTTTTGTATAAGATAGTTTCCCACCACAACAAGAGCAAATATCACCCTCTTTTACAGCAATTAAATCAAAATATTTGATATTTTCTAAAGTTTTTAAATCAACATTTACTAAATGAAAATTCTCCTCATTTGCTCCACAAACTAATCCTTTTGAGTTTTCTAGTTCACTATCAACAACTACTAAAATATCTTTTGGTAAATCTTTTATTCCACAATATCCAGCAACTAATCCTGCACTTTTTATCTCATCTTCATTTGCATCAATAATCTCTAAAGCACCTATAGAGTTTAAAGCCTTTGTCTCTTCAAGTTCGTCACTTCCTCTTACAAAAAATAGTACAACTTTAGAAGAATTCTCAAAAATTGCTTTTTTTATAACTGCTTTTATTGTTTGTTCTTTTTCTATATGTAAGAAACTTGCAACTTCTTCTATTGTTTTACAATTTGGAGTTTCAACTTTTTTCAACTCAAGAGATTCAAAATTATAAAGCTTTTTTTCTCTTTTTGCAGCCTCAATGTTTGCAGCATAATCGCATTTATTACAAACTACAATAGTATCTTCTCCACTATTTGCTAAAACATGAAACTCTTTACTCCCACTTCCACCAATAGCACCACTATCAGCTTCAACAACTCTAAAATCAAGCCCTAGTTTTGTATATATTTTTTTATAAGTTTCTTCCATAAGATTAAACTCTCTTACTAAATCCTCTTGACTAGAGTGGAAAGAGTAGCCATCTTTCATTAAAAACTCTCTTCCTCTCATAAGTCCAAATCTAGGTCTTGCTTCATCTCTAAATTTTGTATTTATTTGATATAAATGAAGCGGTAAATCTTTATAAGATGTAACTCTATTTTTTACCATATTTACAACAGCTTCTTCATTTGTAGGACTTAATACAAACTCACCATTTTTTCTATCTTTAAATCTTAAAAGCTCATTTCCCATAGTTGAAGCTCTTCCAGACTCTTGCCAAAGACTCAAAGGAGTAACAAAACCAAATTGAACCTCATTTGCAAGAGTTTCATCCATCTCTTTTTTTACAATAGCTCTAATTTTGTCTAAAACAATTTTGCCTAAAGGCATAAAATCATAAATTCCAGCTCCAGTTTGAGAAATAAATCCACCACGAACTAAAAACTGATGAGATGGTAAAGTGGCATCACTTGGTGTCTCTTTTGTTGTTGGAATAAAAAGCTTACTAAATTTCATATATTTTTCCTATATTTTAAAATATTTTTTTGAATTCTCTAAATTTTGCTAATTTTTTGACAGATGTTCACACTTAAAGTTTGTATCACTATTATGCTTTGT
This window contains:
- a CDS encoding proline--tRNA ligase; the protein is MKFSKLFIPTTKETPSDATLPSHQFLVRGGFISQTGAGIYDFMPLGKIVLDKIRAIVKKEMDETLANEVQFGFVTPLSLWQESGRASTMGNELLRFKDRKNGEFVLSPTNEEAVVNMVKNRVTSYKDLPLHLYQINTKFRDEARPRFGLMRGREFLMKDGYSFHSSQEDLVREFNLMEETYKKIYTKLGLDFRVVEADSGAIGGSGSKEFHVLANSGEDTIVVCNKCDYAANIEAAKREKKLYNFESLELKKVETPNCKTIEEVASFLHIEKEQTIKAVIKKAIFENSSKVVLFFVRGSDELEETKALNSIGALEIIDANEDEIKSAGLVAGYCGIKDLPKDILVVVDSELENSKGLVCGANEENFHLVNVDLKTLENIKYFDLIAVKEGDICSCCGGKLSYTKGIEAGHIFQLGDKYSKAMNATFLDENGKAKPFIMGCYGIGVSRLVAAVIEQNHDEKGCIWTKNTTPFMVDIIVSNSKNEEEAKFGEKIYNELKSSNIDAILDDRVNARFGFKIGDFELLGFPYAIIIGKKLLDGIVEIVDRKTLLKTEVKVEDVVSEIFNLIK